One Actinomycetospora corticicola genomic window, CGGGCGGTCGCCGTCGGGTGCCGGAGCCGACGGCTCCGGCACCTGACGGCGAGTGCTCAGCACCCTCCCCCGTCGGAGCGCCTCTCAGTGGCAGTGCTTCCCGGGGTTGGGCGGGACGTCGAGCGCGGGGTTGACGTCGAAGAACCCGACCGGCTTGAGGGTGAAGCCGGTGTACTCGACCGGCATCACCGGCCAGTCCTCCGGGCGCGGGAAGTGCGTGGTGCCGAAGGTGTGCCACACGACGATGTCGCCGCCGTCGACGTCCCGGTCGGCCTGGGTCCACCGCGGCAGCCCGTCGCCGCCGGGGTTCTGGTTGACGAAGTCCCCGGCCGGATAGCGCTCGTCGGGCGCATAGGGCGTCACCCAGAGGTTGTGGGTGGAGAACCCGGCGCGGGCGTGGATCGAGGACTGCTCGTCGGCCAGCAGGGTGGCCTTGTTCTCCGGGTGCAGGGCGTACCCGACGGGCTTCCCGACGGCGTTGGTCTTCTCCGGATTGACGATGTGCCAGGTCCGCACCACCGACCCGTCGTTGTCACGCTGTGCGCTCCGCTCGGAGGTCAACCGCGTGACCTTGCGCCGGAACGCGTTGCCGTACGGGTTGCCCTCCCCCATCGGCACGCGCTCGGCCTCGACCTCGTCGACGGCGTTGTGCACCCCGTCGACGGTCATGTCGAGCCTGGCGCAGAACAGGTGCTGGTGGAACGGCGCGGCGAGCCCGGGCGCGACCTCGGCCGCGTACTCCCCCGGCGTCGCCGAGGCGAACACCATGCCGGTCGCCTTGACCTCGAGCTGGATCGTGCCGTCGAGATAGAGGTACCAGTAGAACCCGTAGTCGTAGTTGCCGATCGGCACGAAGAACGAGATGACCAGCCGTCGCTGGCGGCGTACCTCGGAGGCCTGCGTGAAGAACAGGTCGGAATGCTTCCACAGCACCCCGTAGTCCTCCTCGTGCATGCAGATCGCATTCGTGATCGTGCGCGGGTTCCCGTCGTCGCCCGCGATCACGGCGTCGGTGTAGTGGATGTCGCCGAGGCAGTCGCAGCCCAGGCGCAGGGAATCGGCGTAGCGGGCGAACATGTACTCGCCGCAGTCGAAGTAGTTCTGCCAGAACCGCACCGGGGCGGGGTCGGCGTAGGGCACCACCATCTCCGCGACGCTCGCGCGGTGGACGACCGGCCGGCCGTCGAACGCGACCTGGTGCAGGGTCAGGCCCTCGCGCTCGTTGAACCCGTAGCGCAGGTCCCACTTCCCCCAGCGGACGTGGTTGCCCTCGACGGTGAAGCTGCGCCCCTCGGGCTGGGTGATCTCGATGGGCCTGAGGGAGTCCAGCGGCGGGCCCTGCACGGCCGGGTCCTGGAAGTTGCCCGACACCTCCGGGACCGGCACGTGCTGGTGGTCGATGACCCGGTCGACGGTGCGCGCGGTGAGGTCGACGTAGGCGACCAGGCCGTCGATCGGGTGGGCCCACGGGTGGTCGTCGGGCCCGTCCTGGCGGAAGCCGAACGCCCGCGCCATCCGGCGCCCGACCTCGTCGGGATAGTCGTAGACCCCGGCCGAGAGCGGCACTGCGCGCACGGTCATCGGGTCGATCCCGCGGGCGGCGAGCGCGTCGGTCCAGCGGGCGTCCGCCCGCAGGATGTCGTCCATCGGCTCGAACTCGGAGTCGATGATCGGCGGCTGCCCGTCCCGGGCCGGGTCGAGCTCGCGACCGGACACCACCTCGCCGCGGGTCGCGGACACGACGGTGTCCCAGGACCGGCCGGAGTCGAGGTCGAGCAGCACCACGCGGAAGCGCCGGTCCACCGCGTCGCCCGCGCTGAACGCGAGGACCTCGGACTTCGGCGGCTCCTCCAGGTCGGCGAAGCAGTAGCGGACCCGGTCGGTGAGCAGGCCCGCCTCGACGAGCACCTCCCGGACGGCCGCGTACTCGGCCTCGGTCGGCATCTCCAGCGGGTGGGTCACCGTGCTGACGGTGGCGGTCATGCGAGCTCCTTCTCGGACGTCGGGTCGGAGGACGGGTTCCGGACGGCGGGTGTGGGCGGGGCTTCGCGGCGGACCAGCGCCACGACGATCCCCAGCACCGTGACCAGCGCGAGGACCCCGCCGAGGACGACGGCGAGCCCGGTCGACCCGCCGATCAGGGTCGGGAAGTTCGCGATCGTGAGGACGAGGCAGACCCCGAGCCCGACGAGGCCGAGCGTCGGGGCGACCCGCGTGTGCCAGACCCGCCGGTCGGCGCCGGTGCGGGCGAAGAACACCAGGACCGCGAGGCAGGTGACCACCATGAGCACGAGCAGCCCGAGGGTCGCCACGCCGGCCGCCCACGCGAAGACCTGCGCCACGGGGTCGAGCCCGGCCACCACGCAGACCGCGATGATCACGAAGGACAGCCCCGACTGCGACAGGGACGCGACGTGCGGCGAGCCGTGCCGGGCGTGCGTCCGGGCGCACGCCTCGGGCAGGGCGCGGTTCCCGCCGAGGGCGTACCAGTAGCGGGCGGCGACGTTGTGGAAGGACAGGATCGCCGCGAAGATGCTGGTCACGAGCAGGATCCCGACGACGTGCCCGGCGACGGGCCCGAGCCAGGTCGTCACGGTCGAGGTCAGCAGCGTGCCGGGGTTGGTCGCCGCCTCGGAGACGACGGCACCGTCGCCCCAGGCCGAGACCAGAGCCCACGTCGAGAGCGCGTAGAACACCCCGACGACGGCGAGCGCGAGGTAAGTGGCCCGCGGGATGGTCCGGTCGGGGTCGCGGGCCTCGTCGCGGAACACCGCGGTGGCCTCGAAGCCGATGAAGCTCGCGATCGCGAACATGACCGCGATGCCCACCGCGCCCGAGCCGATCTGCGTGGGCTGCAGGAAGGCCGTCGAGAGGCCCTCGGGCCCGCCGCCGGACCCGACGACCACCGCGTCGAGCACGAGCACCACCGCGATCTCGGCGACCAGCAGCACGCCCAGCACCCGGCTGGACAACTCGATGTGCCGGTAACCCAGCACCGCGACCAGCGCCATCAGCAGGAACGTCCACCCCCACCACGGCAGGCTCGGACCGCCGAAGCTCGTGACGAGCTCGTCGAGGGCCGCGCCGACGTAGCCGAACACCGCCGCCTGCACGGCCGCGTAGGTGGCGAGCGCCAGGAACGCGGCGCCGAGGCCGAGCGGGCGACCGAGCCCCGCGCGGATGTAGGTGAAGAAGGCCCCGGCGTCGGGGACGTGCGGGCTCATCGCGCAGAAGCCGACCGCGAAGAACGCGAGTACCACCGCGCAGAGCACGAACATCGCGGGGAACGCCGCCCCGTTCCCCGCGCCGATCCCGAGCGGGACCGCGCCCGCGATGACGGTCAGCGGGGCCGCGGCGGCCACGACCATGAACACGATCGACCCGGCCCCGAGTGTCCCGGACAACCGAGGAGTCGGTGCGCCCATCTCGCGCTCCCTTCGCGACGACGGATATGTCGCGGGTCACGCTGGCGAGCAGACACCTACCCGGTCAAGGACGGGTACGGAACTGCGGGAGCAGCTCGCGACACATTCCCGCGCTGCACCGCCGGTGGGCATCGAATTCTCCGAACGGAGAATGAGATCGGTGTTCCTCCGCTCCAAACGAGAATCGTCGTCGACAGTTTCTCGTTCGGGACCGTTCCCCCCGTCGCACCTGCGCTCTACGGTACGGCGGTGCGCACGACACGAGGGGTCCAGGGCCTGCGCGCCCGCTCCCCCGTGGCGGGTCTGCGACGGCGCGAGCTGGGCCCCCTGGGGGTCCTCGCGCAGTCGGTGGCCACCACCGCTCCGGCCGGGGCCATGGCCGCGGTACCCCTGCTGGTGACCGCGGCGGCGGGACGCGACGCCCCGTGGTCGGTGGCGATCGCGGCGGCACTGGTCGGACTGGTGGTCGCCTCGATCGCCGTGTTCGCCCGACGCATGGCAGCCGCGGGCGGGCTCTACAGCTTCACCGCCAAGGGCCTCGGGCCCGGCGGGGCCTACGCCTGCGCGGTGTCGATGGTGGTCGGCTACGCACTGCTCGTGGCCGCGGCGCTCGTGGGCGCGTCCTGGTACGCCCGGGCCCTCGTCGAACGGCTGTGGCCGGTGGACACGACGGCGGTCGGGGTCGCCGTCGTCGTCGTGCTGAGCGCCGCGATCGCCGCCTGCGCGGTGCGCGGGGTCCGGCTCGCCGGTCGCGTCATGCTCGTCGTCGAGGGCGTCTCGATCACGCTGATCCTCGTCGTGCTCGTGACCCTCGCGGTGCGGGCGCCGGCCGGCCCGGTACCCCCGCCGCCGCCGTCCGGCGGGGTGACCGGCGTCGCCGCCGGGGTGCTCCCGGCCGTCGCAGCGTTCATCGGCTTCGACTCGGCGACCGCGTTGGGGGTCGAGGCGCGCCGCCCGTACGCGAGCGTGCCGCGGGCCGTCGCGGTGACGGCGGGCGGGGCCGCGCTGCTCTACCTCGTCGCGATGCTCGTCCACCTCGCGGCGCCGGCCGTGCTGCCCGCCCTGACGGTCGCCGCACCCGACGGCGGGCCGGGCGCCGCGGTGATCGGCACCTGGGCGCCGGTGCTGCTCGACGCCGGGATCATCGCCTCGTTCGGTGCCTGCACGCTGGCCGCCCTGAACACCCTGGTACGGGTGCTGTTCTCGCTGGCCCGGGAGGGGGTCGCGCCGGCGGTGCTCGGCCGCACGCACCGACGCCACCTGACGCCCGCGGCCGCGGTCGGGCTGACCGTGCCGCTGCTGGCGCTCCCACCCGTCGTCGGAATACTGGCCGGGGTCGAGCCGCAGGACCTCCTCGGCGGGTTCCTCGCCGTCGCGACCATCGGCTTCCTCGCCGCCTACCTGCTCGTGTGCCTGGCCGCCCCCCGCTTCCTGCGCCGGATCTCCGAGCTCACCCGCGCCGTCGTCGTGACGGCCTGGTGCGCGGTGCCGGCCCTCGGTCTGGTGATCGTGGTGGCACTGTGGCGCTCGGCGGGACCGCTCCTGCCCGTGACCGTCGGCGTGGTGGCGCTGGCCGCGGCCACGGGCTGGGTCGCGCTGCGGCGCACCCACCGGGCCCAGCTCGACGGCATGGGCGTGTACGACGAGACGACCACGGCCGACCTGCACCCCGCGGACCGCTCGACCGCGGACCGGCCGCGATGAGTCCGACGGACGCGGCGCGCACCATCACCGGACGCCAGCCGCAGGCGGTCCGCAGCGCGCTCGCGATCCTGGAGGCGGTCGCTGCGGCCGGCGTCGGGGCCACGGCCAAGGACATCTCCACCGAGCTGCGCATCCCGCCCGCGACGACCTACCGGCTGCTCAACCTCCTCGTCGCCGAGGAGTACCTGGTGCGCCTGCCCGACCTGCACGGCTTCGCGCTGGGGCGGCGCGTGGCGAACCTCGCGCCCGCACCGCTGAGCACCCCGACCGCGGCCCGTGAGGTGCTCGAGCGGCTGCGGCGACGAGTGCGGTGGGGCGCCCACCTCGCGGGCTACGTCGGGCATCGGCTGGTCTTCCTCGACCCCGATCCCGATCACCCGCCCGTCGACGCCGGCGAGCTCTCCCGGCACCTGCACGCGAGCTCGCTCGGGCGCCTCCTGCTCGCCGAGCACGACGAGCCACTCCCACCGGCCGTCCGCCTCACCCCCCGGACGGTGGTCGACCCCCAGGAACTGCAGGGCCGCCTCGCCGAGGTCCGCGCGACGGGGCTGGCCCGCCAGTGCGGGGAGTTCCGCGCCGAGCACGGGTGCCTGGCCGTCGGGGTGCGGGCTCCCGGCGACGGCCGGCTGGTGGCGGGCCTCGCGCTCACCGGGCCCGCCGCCCGGGTCGCCGCCCCGAACGTCGACCTCGTCGAGATGCTGCGGGCCCACGCCGTCGAGCTCGGTCCTCTCCTGGCCTGAGGAGCGCACGATGCGCAGGCCCGGCCGCGCGGCTCGACGGGCCGTCGACCGACGCGCGGTCGTGGCGTCGGGCGCCTCACCGCGTGAGGGTGAGCGCCTCCGGCCCCCGGGCGGGGCGGCCGAGCAGGGTGGGGACCGCCGGGTCCACCTGCTCGGCCTCGCCGCGGCGGTAGTGCGCGTAGTC contains:
- a CDS encoding IclR family transcriptional regulator, with protein sequence MSPTDAARTITGRQPQAVRSALAILEAVAAAGVGATAKDISTELRIPPATTYRLLNLLVAEEYLVRLPDLHGFALGRRVANLAPAPLSTPTAAREVLERLRRRVRWGAHLAGYVGHRLVFLDPDPDHPPVDAGELSRHLHASSLGRLLLAEHDEPLPPAVRLTPRTVVDPQELQGRLAEVRATGLARQCGEFRAEHGCLAVGVRAPGDGRLVAGLALTGPAARVAAPNVDLVEMLRAHAVELGPLLA
- a CDS encoding APC family permease, whose protein sequence is MGAPTPRLSGTLGAGSIVFMVVAAAAPLTVIAGAVPLGIGAGNGAAFPAMFVLCAVVLAFFAVGFCAMSPHVPDAGAFFTYIRAGLGRPLGLGAAFLALATYAAVQAAVFGYVGAALDELVTSFGGPSLPWWGWTFLLMALVAVLGYRHIELSSRVLGVLLVAEIAVVLVLDAVVVGSGGGPEGLSTAFLQPTQIGSGAVGIAVMFAIASFIGFEATAVFRDEARDPDRTIPRATYLALAVVGVFYALSTWALVSAWGDGAVVSEAATNPGTLLTSTVTTWLGPVAGHVVGILLVTSIFAAILSFHNVAARYWYALGGNRALPEACARTHARHGSPHVASLSQSGLSFVIIAVCVVAGLDPVAQVFAWAAGVATLGLLVLMVVTCLAVLVFFARTGADRRVWHTRVAPTLGLVGLGVCLVLTIANFPTLIGGSTGLAVVLGGVLALVTVLGIVVALVRREAPPTPAVRNPSSDPTSEKELA
- a CDS encoding primary-amine oxidase; translated protein: MTATVSTVTHPLEMPTEAEYAAVREVLVEAGLLTDRVRYCFADLEEPPKSEVLAFSAGDAVDRRFRVVLLDLDSGRSWDTVVSATRGEVVSGRELDPARDGQPPIIDSEFEPMDDILRADARWTDALAARGIDPMTVRAVPLSAGVYDYPDEVGRRMARAFGFRQDGPDDHPWAHPIDGLVAYVDLTARTVDRVIDHQHVPVPEVSGNFQDPAVQGPPLDSLRPIEITQPEGRSFTVEGNHVRWGKWDLRYGFNEREGLTLHQVAFDGRPVVHRASVAEMVVPYADPAPVRFWQNYFDCGEYMFARYADSLRLGCDCLGDIHYTDAVIAGDDGNPRTITNAICMHEEDYGVLWKHSDLFFTQASEVRRQRRLVISFFVPIGNYDYGFYWYLYLDGTIQLEVKATGMVFASATPGEYAAEVAPGLAAPFHQHLFCARLDMTVDGVHNAVDEVEAERVPMGEGNPYGNAFRRKVTRLTSERSAQRDNDGSVVRTWHIVNPEKTNAVGKPVGYALHPENKATLLADEQSSIHARAGFSTHNLWVTPYAPDERYPAGDFVNQNPGGDGLPRWTQADRDVDGGDIVVWHTFGTTHFPRPEDWPVMPVEYTGFTLKPVGFFDVNPALDVPPNPGKHCH
- a CDS encoding amino acid permease, whose protein sequence is MRTTRGVQGLRARSPVAGLRRRELGPLGVLAQSVATTAPAGAMAAVPLLVTAAAGRDAPWSVAIAAALVGLVVASIAVFARRMAAAGGLYSFTAKGLGPGGAYACAVSMVVGYALLVAAALVGASWYARALVERLWPVDTTAVGVAVVVVLSAAIAACAVRGVRLAGRVMLVVEGVSITLILVVLVTLAVRAPAGPVPPPPPSGGVTGVAAGVLPAVAAFIGFDSATALGVEARRPYASVPRAVAVTAGGAALLYLVAMLVHLAAPAVLPALTVAAPDGGPGAAVIGTWAPVLLDAGIIASFGACTLAALNTLVRVLFSLAREGVAPAVLGRTHRRHLTPAAAVGLTVPLLALPPVVGILAGVEPQDLLGGFLAVATIGFLAAYLLVCLAAPRFLRRISELTRAVVVTAWCAVPALGLVIVVALWRSAGPLLPVTVGVVALAAATGWVALRRTHRAQLDGMGVYDETTTADLHPADRSTADRPR